One stretch of Pirellulales bacterium DNA includes these proteins:
- a CDS encoding twin-arginine translocation signal domain-containing protein: MRRRTFLKHTAVAAGTAAAAVHSAPLLLGMEDKAGSKNPIIGTGEFQYECIHGWGELPKQIQWETTHGVTIDDAGLIYITHQGHGHHAMDTTVVFDPKGKYVRSFAKDIYPGGHGIDLRKESGEEFLYMCDIDHRQVVKTNLKGDVVWKKDYPKEPGVYKNASGYKPTNVAFAPDGGFYVGDGYGSHYIHQYDKDAKWVRTWGGFGKEPGKMNTPHGLWLDDRPGRTKSLVVADRANARLQYFTLDGKFISIVNDVLFPAHFDIRGDVLMVPDLYARVSLFDRDNKPIVHLGDDAAWIAEVKKMQIRNDPKRWVAGKFVHPHDACFDHDGNIFVVEWVATGRVTLLKKVS; this comes from the coding sequence ATGCGTCGCCGCACTTTTCTCAAGCACACTGCCGTTGCCGCCGGCACGGCTGCCGCCGCCGTCCATTCCGCCCCGCTGCTGTTGGGAATGGAAGATAAGGCCGGCTCGAAGAACCCGATCATCGGCACAGGCGAGTTTCAATACGAATGCATTCACGGCTGGGGCGAGCTGCCCAAGCAAATCCAATGGGAAACCACCCACGGCGTGACGATCGACGATGCCGGCCTCATCTATATCACGCACCAAGGACACGGCCATCATGCGATGGACACGACCGTCGTGTTCGATCCCAAAGGGAAATACGTCCGCTCGTTTGCCAAAGACATCTATCCCGGCGGCCATGGCATCGATCTGCGGAAAGAAAGCGGCGAAGAGTTTTTGTATATGTGCGACATCGACCATCGCCAGGTCGTGAAGACGAATCTCAAAGGCGATGTCGTCTGGAAAAAGGATTATCCGAAGGAGCCGGGCGTTTACAAAAATGCCTCGGGCTACAAGCCGACGAATGTCGCTTTCGCTCCCGACGGCGGGTTTTATGTCGGCGACGGCTACGGTTCGCACTACATCCATCAATACGACAAAGATGCCAAATGGGTCCGCACCTGGGGCGGGTTCGGCAAAGAGCCCGGCAAGATGAACACGCCCCACGGCCTCTGGCTCGACGATCGCCCCGGCCGCACGAAGTCGCTGGTGGTGGCCGATCGGGCCAATGCCCGGCTGCAATACTTCACGCTCGACGGCAAGTTCATCAGCATCGTCAACGACGTGCTCTTCCCGGCACACTTCGACATTCGCGGCGATGTGCTTATGGTGCCAGATCTTTATGCCCGGGTGTCGCTATTCGACCGCGACAACAAGCCGATCGTGCATCTGGGAGACGACGCGGCGTGGATCGCCGAAGTGAAAAAAATGCAGATTCGCAATGACCCGAAGCGCTGGGTGGCGGGAAAATTCGTGCATCCGCATGATGCCTGCTTCGACCATGACGGAAACATCTTCGTCGTGGAATGGGTTGCCACGGGCCGGGTGACGTTGCTCAAGAAAGTGAGCTGA